The following DNA comes from bacterium.
GTTGATAGACCACACCGCGTACATGTTCGCTAAGAAACCAGAGCCGCAGCGAACCCAAATGGCCAAACTCTTTGCGATTGCTGGAATGCTCATGATGTTCCTGGGGGGCGTTTCTGTTCTGGCGGGAGTAGAACCCCGGATCGGCGCACTACTGCTCTTCTTTTTTACAGCCGGCGGAATCTATCAACATCGATTAGAAAGTGTTGTTGCAATGGATACAGCGCAACGCTTGAACAACCAGATACCGGAAAACTTGAAAGCGGATCTGGCTACACTCCAGTGGTCCGCGTTTTCAGGACACTTTAGTTCCAGGCTGAAGAATTGGGGTCTATGCGGAGTTTGCGCTTTCATCGCTTGTTCGGGAAACATCCCCAACACCTATGCATGGATATTGGCAACTAAATAACCCATTTCATCCTTTTAACCTAGTGGAGATCTTCGCATGAAAAAAAATGGCCGTTCGAACGATCCGAATGTGAAAACCAAAGATACAGCGCCTACTCCTTCAAAAGAAACTGGATTTGAAACTGGTGAACCTGTCAAAGATCTCGGGATCATTTTCAAATGGCAGACGAACAAGTGGAGAGACATATTCGACAAACAGGTTGAATTAATACAAAGCGACATACGACGCGCCATCGTAGATGACCGGCAGGTTGTCTACCTCAGTTGTCCAATCAGTAGCAGGAGTGGGAGTTTTTATCCGGCCAACGTTGAAATTGCAAATTATACTCAGCAGCGTCTGTTGATGACCTGGGGAACCGCGTTTTGGATCCTAAATCCTGCACAGTACCAGATGGAATCCAAGGAAGGAACAGGGCTCATTGATCAACACGCAAAAAATTTAAAAATCACGCCCGAAGAGTTGAAAACTCTAAAAGAGAAATTCCCTCCCACCGGTGGTGACTATATGCGAATGTGGACAAAGGTATTGGTTGAAGATGTCCATGCGCGGCCGGATGACAGTAAGCGTCCGCCCGACATCGGTGATTGTTTTTCAGCGTACTATTTTATTGGCCCGACTGATGTCCGGGACTTTTTCACAAAAGAGGGCACAATCTCTCTAACGGCTGGAGTGGAAGAATATCTTGCCCGGAAAATCAATGCAGATCCTGTTTTTCATGAACACTTCACTTATCCGTTAAAGGACGAAAGAGACCCGACGAAGCAAATACCGGATGAGCAGCAAGCGGAAGAATGGGAACGGCGTCGTAAGGACTTCTTCCGTTACTACACCATCCGGGCAAGTATCAACTTTAGCAAAGGTTCTCATGATGAGTGGGAAATTTTGCGCCTGGTAAACAATAAACGTATGGCAAAGTTACCGGAAGAGTTTGGAAGTTTAACTGTCGGATACTTTGACGGGAGACAAATAGCACCAGGGGCAGTCGAAGCGAAGATTTCCAAAGGCTACGCAATCTAAAATCACACCACAAGCTTAACGTTCTTAATCAAACCAGCCTCGTATGGAGGAATTACCATGTTTTTCAATATTGGAAGGATCCCGACCCGCCGAAAATTTAGTTCCCTATCGGTAAAGGATTTGCTGGATGCCAGGGATGCTTACCACATTCACCTTGCCCATCTTGAAAATGTAATCGGAACTGCAATCGGAAAGTACAGGCTCAAACGAGATGAATTGGACGTGGGGAAGGATACTCGCAAATGGCGTATGGCGAGGTCGAAGTCCGGCAGTCGCTCTACTCGAAAAAAGGATTTTGAGCCGCGCAGACTTTCAAATACGACTGTACGTGAGCATTCATGGCCATGCGTTTTAGTATTTGTAGAGAAGTTGTGGGAACCTGGCGAACTTTGGAAATATCCCTACCAGGCGGTTCCTCGGGAATTATATCTACCCGATGGCAGAGTCGTACCAACATGCGTGGTTCTCGCCCCGCGTGCCCTTGACGAACCTTTACCCGCTGACCGGTTTAATTTTCCTTCTGCTTTCATTGGGGGAGGTTACTCCTGTTATACAACTGCGCAGCAGGTGGAACGTGTCGGTTCTTTGGGGTGTCTGGTTTCCAAAGAAGGTTCCGTTTATGCATTGACCAATCGTCATGTAGCGGGGGAAACCGACCAGGACGTTTACTCGTTGGTTGGAGGGGACAGAATAAAGATCGGTACCAGCAGCAAATTCTTCGTTACAAAAAAGAACTTTGAAGAGGCTTACCCTGGATGGCCCGGGAAAAAGGTTTTCCTAACCATGGACGTGGCACTCGTCAAAGTCAACGATTTGAATCAATGGACTTCCCAGGTATTCGGCATGGGAGAAGTGGGAACCATGCTTGATATGGATACTTCAACGATTACACTGGATCTAATAGGCTGTCCCGTCCGGGCTTTTGGATCCATATCTGGCCCTGTCGAAGGAACGATTCACGGGTTTTTCTATCGTTATCGTACGCAAGCTGGCATCGATTACGTTTCCGATATTCTCATAGGACCACGAAACCCAGAATTGAATGAGGAACTATTGCCGGAAAGCGCCAAGAAGGGAGCATTCCCATCCGTAGCAACACGGCCTGGAGATTCGGGAACCATCTGGTTTATCGATCCTTCCGCGAGACAGCCCGCAGACACAGATGATGATGACATGAAGCTGGATCGCAGCAAACTTGCCCGTAAGCTAAGACCAATCGGCATACAGTGGGCCGGTCAGAAACTGTTAGGTACTGAGCCGGAGAAACCTACTCACTTCGCTCTGGCAACTTTTCTCAGCACAACATGCCGTGAATTGGACATAGAGTTAGTCACCGATGTTAACACCGGCCTCAGCGAATACTGGGGGAAAATTGGTCATTTCAAAATCGGATTTCAGGCATGTCAATTATTAAACAACCCGAATCTTAGACAATTGATGCAGGCAAATTCAGAAAATATAGGATTTCCGGATGCGGATCTACTTCAGGGCACGGAATTCACCGTTGGACGCGAAGATTTTGTTCCACTTGCTGATGTCCCTGATTACAAATGGGTAAAGAACAATGCGCCTGCACGACAAAAAGAGCCGATACAACATTTTGCTGATATTGACGAAGCTGGTCCAAACGGTGAAGCTTCTTTATTGGATCGATCCGCTAATACAAACATCCTGAATGCAGTCTTATGGCAATCATTTTATGATCTCTTTGATGGTCGGGAATACGGACCGGAAGAAGGAGTTCTCCCTTTTCGCGTTTGGCAAATTTACAATGCGATGTTGAGCTACATTCGAGCAAATGACGCCAGAAGATTCGTAGCTGCTGCCGGGATCATGGCGCATTACGTTGGTGATGCATCACAGTCACTCCATTCCTCCATATTGCATCACGGATATGGTCCGCCTTTTCGTCGCAAGGATCCGCGGTATGAGGAATATCACGACTCGAAAGAATATAAGATCCATAGCGTTTACGAAGCCGTTATGTTTGAACGACATCCCATTCAACTCATCAATGAAATAAACGCACAGTTTGCTGCTGGTCAAGCTGTTCAACCCGTAGCTGTGACACAAGCGGGAGATAAGGAAGGATTCAGAGCCGCCCGGCACCTTCTAAATTTAATGCTAAGGACTTACAATCGAATACCGCCGAGAGATATAATCGCAGCAGATGATCCTACACTGAATCAGCCTCAGCGAGCAGCGTTATTGTTCAATCGCTTCCATACCGAAACAGCACAATGCATTGCGGACAGCAGCCAGGTTCTCGCAGAATTATGGGAAAGCGCATGGGCTGAAGCGAATGGAGACCAGAACATCCCACAAGGCGATCTTGTTCTAATACAAGAAGGTGTATTGACACAAATCTGCAAAGAGCAAAATTTTATTCCCGCCTGGACCATTGATGATTTCGTAGCGAACGGCTTCTAAAAAAAGGAGGTAAATTCAATGCGTAAAGCAAAGAGCTCTAAAGCTGAACCGTCCGAAAGTACAGGTGTTTTTGTTCAAGTCACTCCTTTGCCGCCCGGCGGGGTTGTCACCCCACAGTCTGTCAAAGGCACTATAAGAAAAATCGGACCAGAGCAGTTGCAAGCCGCCAGCGCGGTTGTGGCTGACATTCATAAATGGTTGTTTGCGAAGCTAAAGGAGATTGGACCAGAACCTGATACGGTATCACTCGAGTTTGGAATAGATGCCCAGGCAGAGGCAGGCATTCCATTCATAACTAAAGGTACAATTGGCGCCAATTTCAGAGTTTCCATGGAATGGCAAAAGAACAAACCTGAAGGGAATCGCTAAGAATCTAAAGACTTTCAGAAAGTACAACTATGAATTGCTGCTTTGAACCAGGACAAGTACTTTTGTTGCCGAATACCGGCGGCAGGGAGTACTTATTCTCAGTTTTCGAAAACGGAGGAGCGGGTAAACCAGACATCCTTTATTCTGTCGAGGACGTCTTGAAACACTACGAGCTCGATCAGAAACATCTCGAACAAGGGGCTCGGGAATTCAACAACTATCCCGTCCTGGTGCGGGTGCCTCCAGGCGACGAGCAATCATCAGCAAAGCGAATGCGCGGTCTAACAGGAATTAAAGTAGCCCTACCAAACTACTACACACGGCCACTGGCGAAGGGACTACACTACAATGAACAATTCATCACCGATGCTATTCAGGCCGTGCGTCTGCAAGAAGGAAAGCCGGAGTGCGGTAAAGGCGTAACGGTCGCTATTCTGGATACGGGTATTGATTCCTCAGTTTCAAATGCTGTACCGCAATTCGACACCGATAGGCCGAGAGATCGTAAGAGCGGATTGAAACCTTACGATCCTGTCGGTCACGGAACTATGGTTGCTCGTTTGTTACGAACAGGCGCACCCGGTGTGACAATCTTGCCCATAAAGGTCGCAGAGGATCACGGCAATTTGATGGGACTCGTTGCTGGACTTTA
Coding sequences within:
- a CDS encoding DoxX family protein, coding for MPDSLYEFGWCILRIAIGYVYLYALYRNTRDPAARQWLIDHTAYMFAKKPEPQRTQMAKLFAIAGMLMMFLGGVSVLAGVEPRIGALLLFFFTAGGIYQHRLESVVAMDTAQRLNNQIPENLKADLATLQWSAFSGHFSSRLKNWGLCGVCAFIACSGNIPNTYAWILATK